Proteins encoded by one window of Anopheles maculipalpis chromosome 2RL, idAnoMacuDA_375_x, whole genome shotgun sequence:
- the LOC126557889 gene encoding phosphatidylserine decarboxylase proenzyme, mitochondrial isoform X1, which translates to MAVFMPKYRLFSKAVNLKPNSRQWSARWTIVQRSIYGSRQLQQQQQPNSSSTNHHHHHQQQHQQQHHQQQFHHQSTTGKSRSKVYRKWSWKAGAGWTILSVLDWWLLAAGGWLTWRGVFLRWTPIGICMVVAAKWHLHNRELDKKGLPRTAAKWQAKMYCSLPLRLMSRCWGWMADRKVPKPVRPMIFGLYSTTFGVKMEEAAADNFKEYRSLGEFFTRPLKEDARPIDPKTSFVSPCDGRILHFGAANSNQIEQVKGVSYSLEAFLGPPTWTKKDAPEMVEKVKRKASPDSVLYQCVIYLAPGDYHRFHSPTLWKPELRRHFSGELLSVSPKIAGWIPGLFCLNERAVYIGKWKHGFFSYTAVGATNVGSVEIFMDEKLKTNKWVGLACGSHKKKEYDELEMPGDKYLDKGELVGQFRMGSTIVLIFEAPKEFKFNLFPGQRVKVGERLGTFEGTEETAEDAEEVKRAIKSLDEPEPVTNP; encoded by the exons ATTCTCGAAGGCGGTTAACTTGAAACCGAACTCCAGACAGTGGTCTGCGCGATGGACTATTGTGCAGCGATCAATATATGGTAGTAGacagcttcagcagcagcagcagccgaattCATCCTCCAcaaatcaccaccaccaccaccagcagcagcatcagcagcagcaccatcagcaacaGTTCCACCATCAGTCGACGACAGGTAAATCCCGTAGCAAAGTTTACAGAAAGTGGAGTTGGAAGGCCGGTGCAGGTTGGACTATATTATCGGTTTTGGATTGGTGGTTACTAGCGGCGGGAGGTTGGCTGACTTGGCGCGGTGTATTTCTTCGTTGGACACCCATCGGTATCTGCATGGTGGTGGCAGCAAAGTGGCACCTTCACAATCGTGAACTCGATAAGAAGGGCCTACCGCGAACCGCCGCAAAATGGCAG GCGAAAATGTACTGCTCGCTGCCACTGCGCCTTATGAGCCGTTGCTGGGGTTGGATGGCCGATCGAAAGGTTCCAAAACCGGTGCGTCCCATGATTTTCGGACTCTACTCGACCACGTTCGGAGTGAAGATGGAGGAAGCCGCTGCCGATAACTTCAA AGAGTACCGTAGTTTAGGAGAGTTTTTCACCCGTCCTCTTAAAGAAGATGCCCGGCCTATCGATCCAAAAACTAGCTTTGTGTCACCCTGTGATGGACGAATTCTTCACTTTGGTGCTGCCAACTCAAATCAAATTGAGCAG GTTAAAGGAGTGTCCTACAGCTTGGAAGCTTTTCTAGGCCCTCCGACGTGGACGAAAAAGGACGCCCCGGAGATGGTGGAAAAGGTGAAGCGAAAAGCCTCTCCCGACAGTGTACTGTATCAGTGCGTTATCTACCTAGCACCGGGTGACTACCATCGGTTCCATTCGCCAACGCTATGGAAACCGGAACTGCGAAGACACTTTTCCGGTGAGCTGCTATCGGTTAGTCCGAAGATTGCTGGCTGGATTCCGGGGCTGTTTTGCCTCAACGAAAGAGCCGTCTACATTGGCAAGTGGAAACACGGATTCTTCAGCTACACCGCTGTGG GAGCTACTAATGTCGGTTCGGTGGAGATCTTTATGGACGAAAAGCTGAAAACCAACAAATGGGTAGGATTAGCGTGCGGTAGTCACAAAAAGAAGGAGTACGATGAGTTGGAAATGCCTGGTGATAAGTACCTGGACAAGGGTGAACTGGTCGGTCAGTTCCGGATGGGCAGTACCATTGTGTTAATCTTCGAAGCGCCTAAAGAATTTAA GTTCAATCTTTTCCCTGGCCAGCGAGTAAAAGTCGGCGAACGGTTAGGAACGTTCGAGGGCACGGAAGAAACGGCGGAAGATGCGGAGGAAGTGAAGCGGGCGATCAAATCCTTGGACGAACCAGAACCGGTAACAAATCCGTGA
- the LOC126557889 gene encoding phosphatidylserine decarboxylase proenzyme, mitochondrial isoform X2, giving the protein MAVFMPKYRLFSKAVNLKPNSRQWSARWTIVQRSIYGSRQLQQQQQPNSSSTNHHHHHQQQHQQQHHQQQFHHQSTTAAGGWLTWRGVFLRWTPIGICMVVAAKWHLHNRELDKKGLPRTAAKWQAKMYCSLPLRLMSRCWGWMADRKVPKPVRPMIFGLYSTTFGVKMEEAAADNFKEYRSLGEFFTRPLKEDARPIDPKTSFVSPCDGRILHFGAANSNQIEQVKGVSYSLEAFLGPPTWTKKDAPEMVEKVKRKASPDSVLYQCVIYLAPGDYHRFHSPTLWKPELRRHFSGELLSVSPKIAGWIPGLFCLNERAVYIGKWKHGFFSYTAVGATNVGSVEIFMDEKLKTNKWVGLACGSHKKKEYDELEMPGDKYLDKGELVGQFRMGSTIVLIFEAPKEFKFNLFPGQRVKVGERLGTFEGTEETAEDAEEVKRAIKSLDEPEPVTNP; this is encoded by the exons ATTCTCGAAGGCGGTTAACTTGAAACCGAACTCCAGACAGTGGTCTGCGCGATGGACTATTGTGCAGCGATCAATATATGGTAGTAGacagcttcagcagcagcagcagccgaattCATCCTCCAcaaatcaccaccaccaccaccagcagcagcatcagcagcagcaccatcagcaacaGTTCCACCATCAGTCGACGACAG CGGCGGGAGGTTGGCTGACTTGGCGCGGTGTATTTCTTCGTTGGACACCCATCGGTATCTGCATGGTGGTGGCAGCAAAGTGGCACCTTCACAATCGTGAACTCGATAAGAAGGGCCTACCGCGAACCGCCGCAAAATGGCAG GCGAAAATGTACTGCTCGCTGCCACTGCGCCTTATGAGCCGTTGCTGGGGTTGGATGGCCGATCGAAAGGTTCCAAAACCGGTGCGTCCCATGATTTTCGGACTCTACTCGACCACGTTCGGAGTGAAGATGGAGGAAGCCGCTGCCGATAACTTCAA AGAGTACCGTAGTTTAGGAGAGTTTTTCACCCGTCCTCTTAAAGAAGATGCCCGGCCTATCGATCCAAAAACTAGCTTTGTGTCACCCTGTGATGGACGAATTCTTCACTTTGGTGCTGCCAACTCAAATCAAATTGAGCAG GTTAAAGGAGTGTCCTACAGCTTGGAAGCTTTTCTAGGCCCTCCGACGTGGACGAAAAAGGACGCCCCGGAGATGGTGGAAAAGGTGAAGCGAAAAGCCTCTCCCGACAGTGTACTGTATCAGTGCGTTATCTACCTAGCACCGGGTGACTACCATCGGTTCCATTCGCCAACGCTATGGAAACCGGAACTGCGAAGACACTTTTCCGGTGAGCTGCTATCGGTTAGTCCGAAGATTGCTGGCTGGATTCCGGGGCTGTTTTGCCTCAACGAAAGAGCCGTCTACATTGGCAAGTGGAAACACGGATTCTTCAGCTACACCGCTGTGG GAGCTACTAATGTCGGTTCGGTGGAGATCTTTATGGACGAAAAGCTGAAAACCAACAAATGGGTAGGATTAGCGTGCGGTAGTCACAAAAAGAAGGAGTACGATGAGTTGGAAATGCCTGGTGATAAGTACCTGGACAAGGGTGAACTGGTCGGTCAGTTCCGGATGGGCAGTACCATTGTGTTAATCTTCGAAGCGCCTAAAGAATTTAA GTTCAATCTTTTCCCTGGCCAGCGAGTAAAAGTCGGCGAACGGTTAGGAACGTTCGAGGGCACGGAAGAAACGGCGGAAGATGCGGAGGAAGTGAAGCGGGCGATCAAATCCTTGGACGAACCAGAACCGGTAACAAATCCGTGA